A genome region from Cyprinus carpio isolate SPL01 chromosome B23, ASM1834038v1, whole genome shotgun sequence includes the following:
- the LOC109104926 gene encoding neurotrophin-7: MRSLTLVLLSVQAALIMGGHTQAQGAANQHAAAHHSPRPRGQSKQDSQYDDLIPNVDPKLFNKRRYRSPRVLFSDVVPTENDTGSPRRPRVRRKANDFLHRGEYSVCDSEEHWVGNLTQATDLRGNEVTVLPHVRINNVVKKQMFYETTCRVSKPVGAPKPGQGVSGVKAGTSSCRGIDNKHWNSYCTNVHTFVRALTSYKNQIAWRFIRINAACVCVLSRNSWRH, from the coding sequence ATGAGGTCGTTGACGCTGGTCCTGCTCAGCGTCCAGGCTGCACTCATCATGGGAGGCCACACCCAGGCGCAGGGGGCAGCCAATCAGCACGCAGCAGCGCATCACTCACCCAGGCCTCGAGGCCAATCCAAGCAGGACTCGCAATATGATGACCTAATCCCCAACGTGGACCCCAAACTCTTCAACAAGCGCCGTTACCGCTCGCCTCGTGTGCTGTTCAGCGACGTGGTCCCTACGGAAAATGATACGGGGAGCCCCAGGCGCCCGCGAGTCCGGCGGAAGGCCAACGACTTCTTGCATCGCGGCGAGTACTCTGTGTGTGACAGCGAAGAGCACTGGGTTGGCAACCTGACCCAAGCCACAGACTTACGGGGCAATGAAGTCACGGTGCTGCCACATGTTCGCATCAACAACGTGGTGAAGAAGCAGATGTTCTACGAGACCACGTGCCGTGTGTCGAAGCCCGTCGGGGCCCCCAAGCCGGGTCAAGGAGTCAGCGGCGTTAAAGCAGGAACCTCTAGCTGTCGTGGGATCGACAACAAGCACTGGAACTCTTATTGCACCAACGTGCACACCTTTGTGCGGGCGTTAACGTCCTACAAAAACCAGATTGCCTGGAGGTTCATCCGAATCAACGCCGCTTGCGTGTGCGTCCTCAGCCGCAACTCATGGAGGCATTGA